Proteins found in one bacterium genomic segment:
- a CDS encoding T9SS type A sorting domain-containing protein codes for RKRSETGTNETNTTAVTDSLGRVILPLTNTSSGAMSLVVTSNKFGVYLHPFIDTIQIVSSPVELMVREIVIDDGVGAGTVGNTNQIVEPGETVDLDVRLLNLGGRAMTAGVSGLLTSSDPRILVVNGTQSWRSLTVNDSAFAAGRFRIIVGAGIPHDSHVPLRLQLTSNDPDANVVRSLPITIQSLDVTFISDSLYTQGGASIPTAPIGGNLLLRAWLQNRGITASNTTVTMFSRSSALTVLQPTATIPAMASNQTIATPDDQRFLLYCSLQTLPGTLGTIGLALNAGSKIDTVYFTIPLGTRTSRDPTGPDEYGYRAFDDTDTAYSLHPNFDWVEIIPTNGGAGTRLALSDGAEDQDMSLFYPLPFPVQYYGNTFDSITVCTNGWISFGVERLGTAPQYNNFRNWHLPANEGPRNLVAVFWDDLKFSSSPEGVYVYNDTANHRFIITWNVLTMYSPSPPNEFQLIIYDQRYTPTQTHDAILCFQYKRFNDVTSQPNDTDYATIGIADNDYLRAVEYSYEHRFTPGSASITNSGTGFANRAILFATGNRISSGLLQGRIIQASDSTPVANAQISIAGLTQFSDNSGIYQYREVPVGDHIITVLANGYNFITHPITIVEDDTITANFALTRPGYRVSVDSIRVTLDVTGQDTTIPFTITNTGDGELEYTLDLLYGGILNRVVEPVTPSAGNNQLDEINAPWDEVYSFDASASTGDMNINGVEFDGNNFWATGSNTWMNPNRLYKFDSNGGLLASYNQLGPDSNSVYGWRDLAWDGHFLYSSSNRMINQIDTLGNIVQSYTSSVNPARALACDTVNGVLYYCDRMSPIYAIRTSNGEQLNSLTNTGNIYGLAWFAADPDSMFLYSMQRDVNLEGARIVKHNPVTGASQLIATIGNTGENGAGLAITNRWNPMLWTLVSVLTTDAGADRIVLHELAFNNVWVGFTPQAGTVAVGDSVQIQVQLSSNFMPEGEYRVGIQLNSNATPPSVTLPVTMIVAVNDIEERSGIATMPKQFRLEQNYPNPFNPITTIEFSLPESEQVRLTIHNLLGEEVARVANGETYRAGTYRFTFDARTLASGVYYYRLQSNRYTATRKMILMK; via the coding sequence TTCGGAAACGGAGCGAAACCGGAACAAATGAAACTAATACCACTGCTGTCACCGATTCGTTGGGTAGAGTGATACTGCCACTTACAAATACATCGAGTGGTGCCATGTCGCTGGTAGTTACTTCGAATAAGTTCGGCGTGTACTTACATCCTTTTATCGATACAATTCAGATCGTTTCATCACCAGTAGAACTAATGGTGCGGGAAATCGTTATTGACGATGGAGTTGGCGCGGGCACGGTTGGCAACACTAACCAAATAGTTGAACCGGGCGAAACCGTCGACTTGGATGTTCGGTTGTTGAATCTCGGCGGCAGGGCAATGACTGCGGGCGTATCCGGGCTATTAACCTCCAGCGATCCCCGAATATTGGTTGTGAATGGAACCCAATCATGGAGGTCGTTGACGGTTAACGACTCCGCCTTCGCTGCCGGTCGTTTTCGTATCATTGTCGGTGCGGGTATTCCACATGATTCACATGTACCGTTGCGGTTACAACTCACCTCGAATGATCCCGATGCCAATGTAGTTCGGTCGCTACCGATTACCATCCAATCGTTGGATGTAACTTTCATTTCCGATTCATTGTATACGCAAGGGGGCGCTTCGATACCAACCGCTCCGATTGGCGGAAATCTATTATTGAGGGCGTGGTTGCAGAATCGCGGGATTACGGCAAGCAATACAACTGTAACGATGTTCTCCCGTTCGAGTGCTTTAACTGTATTGCAACCAACGGCAACGATTCCCGCCATGGCGAGTAACCAAACAATTGCTACTCCAGACGATCAACGATTTTTACTCTATTGTAGTTTACAAACACTACCCGGTACGCTTGGTACAATCGGTTTAGCATTGAATGCCGGCTCAAAAATCGATACAGTGTATTTCACAATTCCCTTGGGTACCCGGACTTCACGAGATCCAACTGGTCCTGATGAGTATGGCTATCGTGCGTTCGACGATACCGATACCGCTTATAGTTTGCACCCCAATTTCGATTGGGTGGAAATCATTCCCACCAATGGCGGAGCTGGTACTCGGTTAGCTTTATCGGATGGTGCAGAGGATCAGGACATGAGTCTCTTCTATCCGCTTCCATTTCCGGTACAATATTATGGTAATACATTTGACAGCATCACGGTCTGTACGAATGGATGGATTTCATTTGGGGTGGAACGGTTGGGAACAGCACCGCAGTATAACAACTTCCGTAACTGGCATTTGCCGGCGAATGAAGGTCCCCGCAATTTAGTAGCAGTATTCTGGGACGACCTAAAATTTTCTTCATCACCGGAAGGAGTCTATGTATACAACGACACCGCCAATCATCGTTTCATAATAACATGGAACGTATTGACGATGTATTCGCCATCGCCACCCAACGAATTCCAGTTGATTATTTATGATCAGCGATATACTCCAACCCAGACTCATGATGCGATCCTGTGCTTTCAGTACAAACGGTTCAACGATGTAACGAGTCAACCCAATGATACTGATTACGCCACTATCGGCATCGCCGATAACGACTATCTACGGGCAGTTGAATACTCCTATGAGCACCGTTTTACTCCAGGTAGTGCATCGATAACAAATAGCGGTACGGGGTTTGCAAATCGGGCGATCCTGTTTGCAACCGGAAACCGCATTTCATCGGGTTTGTTGCAAGGGCGAATTATTCAAGCCTCCGACAGTACTCCCGTTGCGAATGCCCAGATCTCCATCGCCGGATTAACCCAGTTTTCCGACAATTCCGGTATCTATCAATATCGGGAGGTTCCGGTTGGCGATCACATCATTACGGTGTTAGCAAATGGCTACAATTTTATCACCCATCCGATAACGATTGTGGAAGACGACACGATAACCGCAAATTTCGCGTTAACCCGTCCCGGCTACCGAGTATCGGTCGATTCGATTCGAGTTACGTTGGATGTTACCGGTCAGGATACTACGATACCATTTACGATAACGAACACCGGTGATGGCGAGCTTGAATATACTTTGGATCTACTCTATGGTGGGATTCTGAATCGAGTGGTGGAGCCTGTTACCCCTTCTGCGGGAAACAATCAACTTGACGAAATCAATGCGCCATGGGACGAAGTATATTCTTTTGATGCATCCGCATCGACCGGGGATATGAACATCAATGGGGTAGAATTCGATGGCAATAACTTCTGGGCAACCGGCAGCAACACCTGGATGAACCCCAATCGATTGTACAAATTCGATAGTAATGGCGGATTACTCGCCAGTTACAACCAGCTCGGTCCCGATTCTAACTCGGTATACGGCTGGCGTGATTTGGCGTGGGATGGTCATTTCCTTTATAGTTCGTCCAATCGGATGATCAACCAAATCGATACTTTAGGGAACATCGTCCAAAGTTATACATCCAGTGTAAATCCAGCTCGCGCTTTGGCATGCGACACTGTGAATGGAGTTCTATATTATTGCGACCGTATGAGTCCAATTTATGCGATCCGAACGAGTAATGGTGAACAACTGAACTCGCTTACAAATACCGGGAACATCTATGGTTTGGCGTGGTTTGCTGCCGACCCTGATAGTATGTTCTTGTATTCGATGCAGCGTGATGTGAACTTAGAAGGAGCAAGGATTGTGAAGCACAATCCCGTTACTGGAGCTTCACAATTGATAGCGACGATTGGTAATACCGGTGAGAATGGTGCAGGTTTGGCGATAACGAATCGTTGGAATCCGATGCTTTGGACTTTGGTAAGTGTATTGACAACCGATGCCGGAGCTGACCGGATTGTATTGCATGAGTTGGCATTCAACAATGTTTGGGTTGGGTTTACCCCACAAGCGGGAACGGTAGCGGTCGGCGACTCGGTTCAAATCCAAGTTCAACTTTCCAGTAATTTTATGCCAGAAGGAGAGTATCGGGTTGGCATCCAGTTAAATAGTAATGCGACACCGCCTTCGGTAACGTTACCCGTTACCATGATCGTAGCTGTCAACGATATCGAAGAACGCAGTGGTATTGCAACGATGCCGAAGCAATTCCGGTTAGAACAAAATTATCCGAATCCGTTCAATCCGATTACTACGATTGAATTCTCACTTCCTGAATCAGAGCAAGTACGTTTAACGATTCATAATTTGTTAGGTGAAGAGGTCGCTCGTGTCGCTAATGGCGAAACCTATCGCGCAGGCACGTACCGGTTTACCTTCGATGCTCGCACCTTGGCATCCGGGGTTTACTACTACCGGTTACAATCGAATCGATACACTGCCACCCGAAAGATGATCTTGATGAAGTAA
- the gyrB gene encoding DNA topoisomerase (ATP-hydrolyzing) subunit B — protein MSEQPKSQNGNGDYGAGQIQVLKGLEAVRKRPAMYIGDIGSRGLHHLVYEIVDNSIDEAMAGFATQITVEIHRDGSVSVRDNGRGIPVDLHAEENKSALEVVMTVLHAGGKFSKSTYKVSGGLHGVGASVVNALSESCEVQVRREGKVYKQMYQRGEPTSAVEPYGTCRASDTGTYVRFNPDRQIFTTVEFEYDVVAARLRELAFLNKGLKISLEDHRNSQKEDFFAEGGLAQFVTYLQGEREVLHSRPLSMDGVSNGIEVSIALQWSSSYSEQILSYVNNINTVEGGTHVVGFKAALTRTINAYAQKAGLFKNDKSSGLTGDDCREGLVAIISARVPEPQFEGQTKTKLGNGEVKGFVEQIVNEKLSMLLDENPQVAKKVVEKSLQASRAREAARKARDLTRRKGALTSGTLPGKLADCSSENRVECELYLVEGDSAGGSAKQGRDRKFQAILPLRGKVINVEKAQLDKVLNNEEIRTLVTAIGTGILRSGADDAEDTSDWDYEKRRYDKVIIMTDADVDGAHIRTLLLTFLYRNMKPLVKQGHIYIAQPPLYRLRKGKQEHYVYSDDERDKYMAEMGDNVTINRFKGLGEMNPEQLWETTMNPEVRTLKKVTLEDAKEADDIFEKLMGESVEPRRQWIETHARYVQNLDI, from the coding sequence ATGTCGGAACAACCGAAATCACAAAATGGCAACGGCGACTACGGCGCGGGACAAATTCAAGTACTTAAAGGGCTGGAAGCAGTTCGCAAGCGTCCGGCAATGTACATCGGGGACATCGGCTCGCGCGGTCTCCATCATTTAGTTTACGAAATTGTCGATAACTCGATCGATGAGGCGATGGCAGGATTTGCGACCCAGATTACAGTAGAAATACATCGGGATGGTTCGGTTAGCGTGCGCGACAACGGTCGTGGTATCCCGGTCGATTTGCACGCTGAGGAGAACAAATCGGCATTGGAAGTTGTAATGACGGTGCTGCATGCCGGTGGCAAGTTTTCCAAGAGCACCTACAAAGTCTCAGGTGGTTTACACGGCGTCGGCGCATCGGTGGTGAATGCGTTGTCCGAATCGTGTGAAGTGCAAGTCCGTCGCGAGGGAAAAGTCTATAAACAAATGTATCAACGAGGGGAACCGACATCAGCGGTAGAACCCTACGGCACGTGCCGTGCTTCCGATACCGGAACTTATGTACGATTTAATCCCGACCGCCAAATCTTCACTACCGTCGAATTTGAGTATGATGTTGTTGCCGCTCGGTTACGTGAGTTGGCGTTTCTCAACAAAGGACTCAAAATCAGTCTTGAGGATCATCGCAATAGCCAAAAGGAAGACTTTTTTGCCGAAGGCGGTTTGGCGCAATTTGTTACGTATTTGCAGGGTGAGCGAGAAGTATTGCATTCGCGGCCATTATCGATGGATGGCGTATCGAACGGGATCGAAGTATCGATTGCATTGCAGTGGAGTTCCAGTTACAGCGAGCAAATTCTATCTTATGTGAACAATATCAATACGGTGGAAGGCGGTACTCACGTCGTCGGTTTCAAAGCAGCGCTTACCCGCACGATCAATGCCTATGCCCAAAAAGCTGGTCTGTTCAAGAACGATAAAAGCTCGGGACTTACCGGTGACGATTGCCGGGAAGGACTGGTCGCGATTATCAGCGCCCGAGTACCTGAACCGCAATTTGAAGGACAAACGAAAACAAAATTGGGCAATGGGGAAGTCAAAGGATTTGTCGAGCAGATTGTAAACGAAAAACTCTCGATGTTGCTCGATGAGAATCCACAGGTTGCCAAGAAAGTCGTTGAGAAGAGTTTGCAAGCGTCTCGCGCTCGCGAAGCGGCTCGGAAAGCGCGCGATCTCACTCGCCGCAAAGGTGCGCTGACCAGCGGTACGCTGCCGGGAAAATTAGCCGATTGTTCGAGTGAAAATCGGGTTGAGTGTGAGTTGTATCTGGTGGAAGGCGATTCGGCAGGCGGTTCGGCGAAACAGGGTCGCGACCGCAAGTTTCAAGCGATTTTGCCGTTACGCGGGAAAGTAATAAACGTCGAGAAAGCCCAACTCGATAAAGTGCTGAACAACGAAGAAATCCGAACACTGGTAACTGCGATTGGTACGGGTATTTTACGGAGCGGCGCCGACGATGCCGAAGATACTTCCGATTGGGATTACGAAAAACGTCGGTACGATAAAGTGATTATCATGACCGATGCCGACGTTGATGGCGCACATATTCGGACATTGTTGCTCACGTTCCTGTATCGCAATATGAAACCGTTAGTAAAGCAGGGGCATATCTACATCGCGCAGCCACCGCTCTATCGGTTACGGAAAGGGAAACAGGAGCATTACGTTTACAGCGATGATGAGCGGGATAAGTATATGGCTGAAATGGGTGATAATGTAACGATAAACCGCTTTAAAGGACTCGGTGAAATGAACCCGGAGCAGTTGTGGGAAACGACGATGAATCCCGAAGTTCGTACTCTGAAGAAAGTAACATTGGAAGATGCAAAAGAGGCCGATGATATTTTCGAGAAGTTGATGGGCGAATCGGTTGAGCCGCGTCGACAGTGGATCGAAACTCACGCGCGGTATGTTCAGAATCTCGATATCTAA